One genomic segment of Drosophila melanogaster chromosome 3L includes these proteins:
- the CG7707 gene encoding uncharacterized protein gives MEEAQVDKRIRLQDLPAEVLHMVMGHLDLYHHKLLRETSEELKQISTAYILHHHKAYEVAHSEGTSEKEQSSAKRIMLQVLRTTISYFSDEDSESDVAISLLHFHSKEAVFYNEADHLGKFLAHFLFLNERTFNVFSAERLKLKRLHYTMAIFGLLRQFRNFRILGFGKTIWHWNVEVELSNTFIGVIGEAKASFNTVESQRRIYFISILAELLFHEKSNQNYGGQRGLEGTLYTYSIQPNSKAKRTPRMFIKFIVEGPQFLIDYLKDLISGDEDPHNSFDLPPGTDFAIRVETRCFKGPKFVYLGNLNFNVLRWSELVD, from the exons ATGGAGGAGGCTCAAGTGGATAAACGAATTCGATTGCAGGACTTGCCGGCTGAGGTGCTGCATATGGTCATGGGCCATTTGGACCTATATCACCACAAGTTGCTGCGGGAAACTTCGGAGGAACTGAAGCAAATCAGCACGGCGTACATATTGCATCATCACAAGGCCTACGAGGTGGCCCATTCGGAAGGAACCTCGGAGAAGGAGCAGAGTAGCGCGAAAAGGATCATGCTGCAG GTCCTGCGCACGACAATTAGCTACTTTTCCGACGAAGACAGTGAATCCGACGTAGCCATCAGTCTGCTGCACTTCCACTCTAAGGAGGCTGTTTTTTATAACGAAGCTGACCATCTGGGCAAGTTCCTTGCCCATTTCCTGTTCCTCAATGAGCGAACGTTCAACGTATTCAGTGCTGAGAGACTGAAGCTTAAGCGCCTCCATTACACAATGGCAATTTTCGGCCTATTGCGA CAATTTCGAAATTTTAGAATCCTGGGATTCGGTAAGACCATTTGGCACTGGAACGTGGAGGTCGAATTGAGCAACACATTCATCGGTGTCATTGGAGAGGCAAAGGCCAGCTTCAATACTGTGGAGTCCCAACGACGCATCTACTTCATTTCCATTCTGGCCGAGCTGCTCTTCCACGAGAAGAGCAATCAGAACTATGG tgGACAGAGGGGCTTGGAAGGCACTTTGTACACCTACAGTATTCAGCCAAATTCAAAAGCCAAGCGCACTCCTCGAATGTTTATAAAGTTTATAGTGGAAGGTCCGCAGTTTCTAATTGATTACCTGAAGGACCTAATTAGCGGAGACGAAGATCCTCACAATTCGTTCGACTTGCCACCAGGAACGGACTTTGCCATTCGAGTTGAGACCAGGTGCTTTAAAGGACccaaatttgtatatttgggAAATCTGAACTTTAATGTGTTGAGATGGAGCGAACTAGTCGATTGA